In Choloepus didactylus isolate mChoDid1 chromosome 18, mChoDid1.pri, whole genome shotgun sequence, a single genomic region encodes these proteins:
- the METRNL gene encoding meteorin-like protein isoform X2 — MRERTLSPQPAPRPRGSTGSPRPEAPGRPQRSLRSSSVPSAPTSFSFGKMDRVAVFRSWHLESSFRLPRARAGEGCASGRPSEHPRPPAHQERPQRPLLAQGLGVPRSRLRSLPTSGVAPAGPCTSPDPGGLLRASLPGNAQHQARLAPCRPCSDAEVLLAVCTSDFVVRGSIEDVTDEPEQREAAIHLLVSRVFRQKSRVFRPDPGGGGRWRGHVRTLLQCGVRPGQGDFLFTGQMHFGEARLGCAPRFKDFQRTYRDAEERGLNPCAVATE; from the exons ATGCGTGAGCGGACGCTGAGTCCCCAGCCTGCCCCACGCCCGAGGGGGAGCACAGGGTCTCCCCGGCCCGAGGCACCTGGGCGACCGCAGCGCTCGCTCCGCTCCTCTTCTGTCCCGTCCGCCCCAACCAGCTTTTCATTTGGGAAAATGGACCGAGTTGCTGTGTTCAGATCCTGGCATCTGGAGTCCTCCTTCCGGCTTCCTCGGGCCCGAGCTGGGGAGGGCTGTGCGTCAGGAAGGCCCAGCGAGCACCCACGGCCCCCAGCCCATCAGGAGCGGCCGCAGAGACCCCTGCTTGCTCAGGGGCTGGGAGTCCCCAGGTCTCGTCTTCGGTCCCTGCCAACCTCGGGTGTGGCACCCGCCGGCCCGTGCACGTCCCCAGACCCAGGAGGGCTCCTCAGAGCCTCACTCCCGGGAAATGCCCAGCACCAGGCCCGGCTCG CCCCGTGCCGCCCCTGCAGCGACGCCGAGGTCCTCCTGGCCGTTTGCACAAGTGACTTTG TCGTCCGGGGCTCCATCGAGGACGTCACAGACGAGCCCGAGCAGCGGGAGGCGGCCATCCACCTCCTCGTGAGCAGAGTTTTCCGGCAGAAGAGCAGGGTCTTCCGGCCAGACCCGGGGGGCGGTGGCCGCTGGCGCGGGCATGTCAGGACTCTGCTGCAGTGTGGCGTGCGGCCCGGGCAGGGCGACTTCCTGTTCACCGGCCAGATGCACTTTGGGGAGGCGCGGCTCGGCTGTGCCCCCCGCTTCAAGGACTTCCAGAGGACGTACAGGGACGCCGAGGAGAGGGGGCTGAACCCGTGCGCTGTGGCCACAGAGTGA